The proteins below come from a single Bacteroidales bacterium genomic window:
- a CDS encoding efflux RND transporter permease subunit encodes MSISSVAVKRPVTTALVFAAIVILGIFSYRSLSLDLLPEIESNQIMVMTTYPGASAADVEMNVSKPIENTLNGVSDLKHLTSVSRENISIVGLEFDFGTDIDIATNDVRDKLEMVKSYLPDDAENPIIFKFGTDDIPIMIIGVTAEESTNALYKILDDQVSSPLARISGVGTVSIAGAAQREVNVYCDPYKLDAYGLTIAGISQTIAMENRNVPGGNLDFGSDTYSLRVKGEFNDSEEMLDLVVGTQEGKVVYLRDVAYIDDSLEERFQESYTGGKRGATMYIQKQSGANSVEIAEQVYKRLPEIQASLPSDIRMEVITDTSTNIINTVNSLVETIAITLLIVMAVVFIFLGRWRATVIIVIVIPISLIASFIYLAITGNTLNIISLSALSLA; translated from the coding sequence ATGAGTATATCATCAGTAGCAGTAAAAAGACCCGTTACGACGGCACTTGTCTTTGCAGCTATCGTGATCCTGGGTATTTTTTCCTACCGGAGCCTGTCGCTCGACCTGCTGCCGGAGATAGAATCGAACCAGATCATGGTCATGACCACCTATCCCGGAGCAAGCGCCGCGGATGTGGAAATGAACGTATCGAAGCCCATCGAAAACACCCTTAACGGGGTCAGTGACCTGAAGCACCTGACCTCCGTCTCCCGTGAGAATATCTCTATCGTCGGACTGGAATTCGATTTCGGGACCGACATAGATATCGCCACCAACGATGTGCGGGATAAACTTGAAATGGTGAAATCCTACCTGCCGGACGATGCCGAGAACCCGATCATATTCAAGTTCGGTACGGATGATATCCCGATTATGATCATCGGTGTCACAGCGGAAGAAAGTACGAATGCACTTTATAAGATCCTCGACGACCAGGTTTCCAGTCCGCTGGCACGTATCAGCGGTGTAGGGACTGTATCCATTGCCGGTGCTGCCCAGCGGGAGGTGAATGTCTATTGCGACCCGTATAAGCTGGATGCCTACGGTCTGACCATTGCCGGCATTTCGCAGACGATTGCCATGGAAAACCGGAATGTCCCGGGAGGTAACCTCGACTTCGGTTCGGATACCTATTCCCTGCGTGTGAAAGGAGAATTCAATGACTCGGAAGAGATGCTTGATCTTGTAGTGGGTACACAAGAGGGTAAAGTAGTCTACCTGCGCGATGTAGCATATATTGATGACTCGTTGGAAGAACGTTTCCAGGAATCCTATACCGGAGGTAAACGAGGAGCCACCATGTATATCCAGAAGCAATCGGGGGCCAACTCTGTGGAGATCGCAGAACAGGTATATAAAAGGCTGCCGGAAATACAGGCTTCACTTCCGTCGGATATCCGGATGGAGGTGATTACAGATACATCGACCAATATTATCAATACTGTAAACTCCCTGGTCGAAACGATCGCTATTACCCTGCTGATCGTGATGGCTGTGGTGTTTATCTTTCTGGGACGTTGGCGCGCGACGGTCATCATCGTGATCGTGATCCCGATCTCACTGATCGCTTCCTTCATTTACCTGGCCATTACCGGGAACACATTGAATATTATTTCATTGTCTGCACTTTCGCTGGCGA
- a CDS encoding efflux RND transporter periplasmic adaptor subunit — protein sequence MKTAYLLGAVILVTLLTACSGNNQTNFTEAEAVKIQASILSLRDVDQLGTFTATVQAEATNNIAPQVSSRIKKVYAEVGDHVRSGQKLAEMDDSNLTQVELQLDNARIEFGRVDELYKVGGISRSNWDAAKLSYDLAKTSYDNLQENTWLISPITGLVTQRNYDSGDMYAMGSPLYVVEQIKPVKIIVHVSESLFTKVKKGMEVDVVLDVYGNEVFKGTVSLAYPSIDPGSRTFPVEIRIGNADERVRPGMFARVTFNYGSESRVVIPDRAIQKQSGSAERYVYVIENGMSQYRKITLGRRIGDEFEVLEGISEGEVVAVTGQNRLDTGTKVETVHQ from the coding sequence ATGAAAACAGCATATTTATTAGGTGCAGTCATACTTGTTACTTTACTGACCGCTTGTTCGGGAAACAACCAAACCAATTTCACAGAAGCAGAGGCTGTAAAGATCCAGGCGTCAATCCTTAGTTTGAGAGATGTGGACCAGTTAGGGACATTCACGGCAACCGTACAGGCAGAGGCCACCAATAACATAGCCCCTCAGGTGTCGTCGCGTATCAAGAAAGTGTATGCCGAAGTAGGAGACCATGTCCGCTCCGGCCAGAAGCTGGCCGAGATGGACGACTCGAACCTTACCCAGGTGGAGCTCCAGCTGGATAATGCCCGGATAGAATTCGGGCGGGTCGACGAGCTTTATAAAGTAGGGGGTATCTCCAGATCCAACTGGGATGCAGCGAAACTATCCTACGACCTGGCAAAAACCTCTTATGACAACTTACAGGAAAACACCTGGCTGATCAGCCCGATTACCGGGCTGGTTACCCAGCGCAATTACGACAGCGGCGACATGTATGCCATGGGATCCCCCCTCTATGTAGTAGAACAGATCAAACCGGTGAAGATCATCGTGCATGTCTCGGAGTCCCTCTTCACGAAAGTAAAAAAGGGTATGGAAGTGGATGTGGTGCTGGATGTTTACGGGAATGAGGTTTTCAAGGGGACGGTAAGTCTGGCATATCCCTCGATCGATCCGGGGTCTCGTACATTCCCTGTGGAGATACGTATCGGGAATGCCGATGAACGGGTCCGACCGGGAATGTTTGCCCGCGTGACATTCAACTACGGGTCCGAATCCCGGGTGGTGATCCCTGACCGGGCGATCCAGAAGCAATCCGGTTCTGCCGAACGTTATGTTTACGTCATCGAGAACGGGATGTCGCAATACCGGAAGATTACTCTTGGGAGACGTATCGGTGATGAATTTGAAGTCTTGGAAGGGATATCTGAAGGCGAAGTAGTGGCCGTTACCGGTCAGAACCGCCTCGATACAGGCACGAAAGTAGAAACCGTTCATCAATAA